In Mercenaria mercenaria strain notata chromosome 13, MADL_Memer_1, whole genome shotgun sequence, a single window of DNA contains:
- the LOC123529914 gene encoding uncharacterized protein LOC123529914 produces MSKMADFSHQENHDDYLRKMEVENKKLKEQVSTLERTNNHLNKLLSDVKSLLETFGVQDGPTLKNTSNASVTGCQSAIGLVVSDSSKREQDQKLAPGTDHTHSPRKCPEVETAVNSGGKCEPLVFTTLPLPWSELRKKELKNSQDERRLRHFLCKAITAHASLLASEGFGLQASDFPDRLVSRGCITEEECSKFLNSSNKPINLMRVILGLVIRRDCNTLLSFIEILFQYNEYLAKEITQTYDSFMSGHDDLSQVQDLDCSHCLLRERVEPVLIIDRLIGRNYRKWLPFYEQVTRWDNVPEKRAFLWDTFMAQVNNEGVFAEIMPDTIEALEACGFHSDIVNSLHEDQRTGINSFICRHISLPEETLKYSNDVKTKVSEPKMHEIKLNDIADDNNTRLKEKFCPMIQNVSNESVENKMQELKSFESESMPSVGHTEDEQTNNGTQNGNANSSCTIHVLLVTDSNIKISKREDR; encoded by the exons ATGAGCAAAATGGCAGATTTTAGTCATcag GAAAACCACGACGATTATCTAAGAAAAATGGAAGtagaaaacaagaaattaaaagaacaagTAAGCACACTTGAGAGGACCAACAACCACCTGAACAAATTGTTAAGTGACGTCAAAAGTCTGTTAGAAACATTTGGTGTTCAAGATGGTCCAACGCTGAAGAACACTAGTAACGCATCAGTGACTGGTTGTCAATCTGCGATAGGACTTGTGGTTAGTGATTCGTCTAAGCGCGAACAAGATCAAAAATTGGCACCAGGGACAGATCATACGCACAGTCCGCGAAAGTGTCCTGAAGTAGAAACTGCTGTGAATTCCGGAGGCAAATGTGAACCGTTAGTGTTTACAACCTTGCCATTGCCATGGTCCGAGCTGAGGAAAAAGGAATTAAAGAATTCTCAAG ATGAGCGACGTTTACGTCATTTCCTGTGTAAAGCCATCACAGCACATGCAAGTTTGTTGGCATCTGAAGGATTTGGACTACAAGCGTCTGACTTTCCTGATCGTCTTGTGTCACGTGGTTGCATAACAGAAGAAGAATGTAGCAAATTCCTGAATTCTTCAAATAAACCTATCAATCTAATGAGGGTTATTTTGGGACTGGTCATAAGAAGGGATTGCAATACGTTATTGTCCTTCATCGAAATCCTTTTCCAATATAATGAATATTTAGCAAAAGAAATCACGCAAACATATGATAGCTTTATGAGCGGCCACGATGACTTATCTCAGGTGCAAGACTTGGATTGCTCGCATTGTCTTCTACGGGAAAGGGTAGAACCTGTTCTTATTATAGATCGACTGATTGGCCGCAACTACCGCAAGTGGCTACCATTTTATGAACAAGTCACACGTTGGGATAACGTGCCAGAGAAGAGGGCTTTCTTGTGGGATACATTCATGGCCCAAGTAAATAACGAGGGTGTTTTTGCCGAAATAATGCCTGACACTATAGAGGCCCTTGAAGCATGTGGATTTCATTCGGATATTGTAAATAGCTTACATGAGGACCAACGTACTGGAATTAACAGCTTTATATGCAGACATATATCCCTTCCAGAAGAAACGCTAAAATACAGCAACGATGTTAAAACCAAAGTATCTGAACCAAAGATGCACGAAATAAAACTAAATGACATAGCAGATGATAACAACACCAGATTGAAAGAAAAGTTCTGTCCAATGATTCAAAATGTGTCAAATGAGAGTGTGGAAAACAAAATGCAAGAATTGAAATCATTCGAGTCGGAATCAATGCCTTCGGTTGGACACACTGAGGACGAACAAACGAATAACGGAACGCAAAATGGCAATGCCAATTCGTCGTGTACAATACATGTATTGCTCGTTACCGATTCTAATATCAAAATAAGCAAAAGGGAAGATAGATAA